A stretch of DNA from Pseudomonadota bacterium:
TCACCAGGGCCATATAAATTGACGGGGAGAAGAAAAATAGAATTAAACCCGTATTGTTGGCGGTATGCCTGAGACTGGACGAGCATCATTTTCTTTGCAAGACCATAGGGGGCGTTTGTTTCTTCGGGATAGCCGTTCCACAAATCTTCTTCTTTGAATGGCACAGGAGTAAATTTCGGGTAGGCACAGATAGTGCCAAGGGTAACAAGTTTTTCAATCTTTCGCAAGTAACCCTCGTGGATCAATTGAATACCCATCATGGCGTTTTCATAAAAGAGAGAAGCGGGGTTTTCTTGATTAAAACCAATACCACCGACTTTTGCAGCAAGGTGGATTACGATGTCAGGTTTTTGCTCTTCGTACATACGGCGGATATCGTTAATATCGATGAGGTTGTATTCAGGCAGGTCGGCTATCTGGATGTGTTGGTAATCTCGTTCACGGAGTTTACGGATGAGATGTTGCCCTAAAAACCCCTTTCCTCCAGTGATGGTAATTCGTAATTCGTAATTCGTGATTCGTGATTGGGAAATCATAATTCGTTATTCAAAGGCCGTGATTCGTGATTGGGAAATCATGTGGTTTTTCTTTTAAGGTGGCTAATAAGGCCGTTTAGCATCT
This window harbors:
- a CDS encoding NAD-dependent epimerase/dehydratase family protein; amino-acid sequence: MISQSRITNYELRITITGGKGFLGQHLIRKLRERDYQHIQIADLPEYNLIDINDIRRMYEEQKPDIVIHLAAKVGGIGFNQENPASLFYENAMMGIQLIHEGYLRKIEKLVTLGTICAYPKFTPVPFKEEDLWNGYPEETNAPYGLAKKMMLVQSQAYRQQYGFNSIFLLPVNLYGPG